The proteins below are encoded in one region of Sander vitreus isolate 19-12246 chromosome 24, sanVit1, whole genome shotgun sequence:
- the LOC144512683 gene encoding OX-2 membrane glycoprotein-like, whose amino-acid sequence MCGSALSLCLLLWIVGTAVSRTQGQVVAPASLSAEVGHSLLLSCNVTTKASDTVRQVRWLNRHKKVLLAYEQSVPIRVSHQEPNVQLTASHNDASYITLQRVGPDDEGCYRCIFDVYPRGPLEGTTCISVTGKVRLEGNKTAVSGKLATLSCWYSLPERVHQVLWRKTAEQGDTTTVASYTKRGHRIVEEQYKTRFSLSRTLSDTQLTIQAVRTEDEACYTCEFHTYPDGTRRDTACLSVHVLPKPEVSYVTSSSGVTEANCTAQSRPAAEIMWNVGGDNRTLGPPVSSAYDQGDGTTVVTSTLLFQSAMLNDRSVKCIVHHPGLDKPLTVFLNTNVGPAMVILLSVCGVAVVLLLCLCVCLCKCFICTDD is encoded by the exons ATGTGTGGATCTGCCTTGTCCCTGTGTCTGCTGCTGTGGATAGTAGGAACGGCTGTTTCCAGGACGCAAG GTCAGGTGGTAGCTCCTGCCAGTCTGAGCGCAGAGGTAGGTCATTCCCTGCTGCTTAGCTGCAACGTCACCACGAAAGCGAGCGACACCGTCCGGCAAGTGCGCTGGCTCAACAGGCACAAGAAGGTCCTCCTGGCGTATGAACAAAGTGTGCCAATCCGCGTCAGCCATCAAGAACCCAACGTGCAGCTCACCGCCTCCCACAACGACGCCAGCTACATCACCCTCCAGAGGGTGGGTCCTGATGACGAGGGCTGCTACCGCTGCATCTTTGATGTTTACCCCAGGGGCCCGCTGGAAGGCACGACGTGCATCAGCGTCACCG GTAAAGTGCGCCTGGAGGGCAACAAGACGGCGGTGAGCGGGAAGCTGGCCACCCTGTCCTGCTGGTACAGCCTCCCCGAGAGGGTGCACcaggtgctgtggaggaagacgGCCGAGCAGGGCGACACCACCACCGTGGCCTCCTACACCAAGCGTGGCCACCGGATTGTGGAGGAGCAGTACAAGACTCGGTTTAGCTTGAGCCGAACGCTGAGCGACACCCAACTCACCATCCAGGCGGTCAGGACGGAGGATGAGGCCTGCTACACCTGCGAGTTCCACACGTACCCAGACGGTACCAGACGGGACACGGCCTGCCTCTCTGTTCATG TTTTACCCAAACCAGAGGTGAGTTATGTGACCTCGTCGTCAGGAGTCACCGAGGCCAACTGCACGGCCCAGTCCCGACCTGCAGCAGAGATCATGTGGAACGTCGGCGGGGACAACCGAACACTTGGACCGCCCGTTTCATCCGCCTACGACCAGGGCGACGGCACGACGGTAGTCACGAGCACGCTGTTATTCCAATCAGCGATGCTCAACGACCGGTCCGTCAAGTGCATCGTGCACCACCCGGGTCTGGACAAACCCCTGACAGTGTTCCTCAACACAAACG tgggTCCTGCCATGGTCATCCTCCTCTCAGTGTGCGGTGTGGCAGTGGTCCTcctcctgtgtctctgtgtgtgtctctgcaagTGCTTCATCTGTACCGACG
- the LOC144512868 gene encoding OX-2 membrane glycoprotein-like isoform X2, whose translation MNFHGAGESTTDLSTRLVPDSPLKACSEAKLKVFSVQQQMKMLPLLILAGLLFQACTSQITGYGNTTADYGSSVHYRCAVANPKGVLQVTWQRLFKDESIENLASYSKRFGQQVNDPYRGKVIFTEASLSSTSITLANVTWGDESCYICSFNVYPDGSKRKQTCLTVQGISRFKTEVQAPSSEQDEEYVTVVFSCSATGKPAPTIQWDFSPTATPADQPQTATVTNSDHTFTSSSNITLQVPPNWEGNVDCLLNTGVTGQRRERIPFSLPKKEEEEGKGLSSSGIAFLITAVVFIFAIAAAMTQKRLKGSRRDESV comes from the exons ACAGCCCTTTAAAAGCCTGCTCAGAAGCTAAACTGAAAGTGTTCTCTGTACAACAGCAGATGAAGATGTTGCCTCTCTTGATACTGGCTGGTTTGCTATTTCAAG CCTGCACGTCGCAGATTACTGGTTATGGAAATACAACCGCTGACTACGGCAGCAGTGTGCATTATAGGTGCGCAGTAGCCAACCCTAAAG GTGTGCTCCAGGTGACATGGCAGAGGCTTTTCAAAGACGAGTCCATTGAGAATTTGGCATCCTACAGCAAGCGGTTTGGACAGCAAGTAAATGATCCTTACAGAGGGAAAGTGATCTTCACAGAGGCGTCTCTCAGCTCGACATCAATCACTCTGGCCAATGTTACATGGGGGGATGAAAGCTGTTATATTTGCTCTTTCAACGTGTATCCCGATGGGTCCAAAAGAAAGCAGACTTGCCTCACGGTGCAAG GGATATCCAGGTTTAAAACAGAAGTGCAAGCTCCCAGCAGTGAGCAGGACGAAGAATACGTGACGGTTGTGTTCAGCTGCTCTGCTACAGGTAAACCAGCTCCAACCATTCAGTGGGACTTCTCACCTACTGCCACCCCGGCGGACCAACCACAGACTGCTACAGTAACAAACAGTGACCACACTTTtaccagcagcagcaacatcaCTCTGCAAGTGCCCCCAAACTGGGAAGGAAATGTGGATTGTCTGCTGAATACTGGAGTGACGGGACAGAGGCGGGAGAGGATTCCCTTTTCTTTACctaaaaaggaggaggaagagg GGAAAGGACTATCCTCATCAGGGATCGCATTTCTAATCACTGCTgtagtgtttatttttgcaattGCTGCTGCAATGACGCAAAAAAG GTTAAAGGGTAGCAGAAGAGATGAAAGTGTTTAA
- the LOC144512867 gene encoding EF-hand domain-containing protein 1-like — protein MSGNWNSGLPFLPGYAFYDVTKSAFHRPQTLDYKNGYALPRRPTVGIGQDPLFSEQLILQEISKLSSETPAITYGSFDQSVVEDFIPAHVALDKKVLRYYAYFQENILFSPEEECRARPVVIYYYLEDDSMCIIEPVVENSGMPQGKRIKRQRLPKNERGEHYQWKDLNIGMDLEVYGVKYHITQCDAFTKEFMESEGIVLNDPEPMPCVTRGKTPRPSYTTPSKFDNKQQFLTMDRKVLRFFALWDDADSLFGETRPVTIQYYLVDDTVEIREIHKPNSGRDPFPVLMRRQKLPKKIKPESETFPRCVLEVSTAEVDEYYSPKDFQAGQRITLLGRHFLLYDCDGFTKEYYQKNHPDMKINPSEVPKNTDLLREKKKEVPPYNGFGSLEDSLQNCFSLIPEPPKKNVLKMLENDHKVLRYSARLDSQNPGDEGRRFILSYFLSTDMISIYEKSSRNSGIIGGQFLEKTRIPKPGSTLDNPEFYSPADFAIGATVEVFSRRFVLTDADHYVLMYLESNASQIPCQTLDSLRQKLGVGTTNNVPADQNGDDVGEPSS, from the exons ATGTCTGGGAACTGGAATAGCGGACTACCATTTTTACCAGGATACGCTTTTTATGATGTTACG AAGTCAGCCTTCCATCGTCCCCAGACACTGGACTACAAGAATGGCTATGCCCTGCCCCGTCGCCCCACTGTGGGAATTGGACAGGATCCTCTTTTCTCAGAGCAGTTAATCCTGCAGGAAATCAGTAAGCTGTCTTCTGAGACACCAGCCATTACTTATGGCTCCTTTGACCAGAGTGTAGTCGAAGACTTTATCCCAGCTCATGTGGCCCTTGACAAGAAG GTGCTGCGCTACTATGCATATTTTCAGGAAAATATCCTGTTTTCCCCTGAAGAGGAGTGCCGCGCACGCCCAGTGGTCATTTACTACTACCTTGAGGATGACAGCATGTGCATCATTGAGCCCGTGGTAGAGAATTCTGGGATGCCGCAGGGGAAACGGATCAAACGCCAGCGTCTGCCCAAGAATGAACGTGGAGAGCATTACCAGTGGAAAGACCTGAATATTGGCATGGACCTGGAGGTGTACGGGGTCAAGTACCACATCACGCAATGTGATGCTTTTACAAAG GAATTCATGGAGAGTGAGGGCATTGTTCTGAACGACCCAGAGCCGATGCCTTGCGTCACTCGTGGCAAAACCCCTCGGCCTTCCTACACAACACCGTCCAAATTTGACAACAAGCAGCAGTTTCTCACCATGGATCGTAAG GTGCTGCGTTTCTTTGCCCTGTGGGACGACGCTGACTCTCTGTTCGGGGAGACCCGGCCTGTCACTATCCAGTATTACCTGGTGGACGACACGGTGGAGATCAGAGAGATCCACAAACCCAACAGTGGCCGCGATCCTTTCCCTGTTCTGATGCGCAGACAGAAGCTGCCCAAGAAAATCAAGCCAGAGTCGG AGACCTTTCCCCGCTGTGTGCTGGAGGTTTCAACAGCAGAAGTAGATGAGTACTACTCCCCCAAAGACTTCCAGGCTGGTCAGAGGATTACCCTGCTGGGCCGTCACTTCCTCCTGTACGACTGTGACGGCTTCACTAAAGAGTATTACCAAAAGAACCACCCTGACATGAAGATAAATCCCTCAGAGGTACCAAAAAACACTGACCTGCTTCGGGAGAAGAAGAAG GAGGTTCCTCCCTATAATGGTTTTGGTTCACTTGAAGACTCTCTCCAGAATTGTTTCTCTTTAATTCCTGAGCCCCCCAAAAAGAATGTGCTAAAGATGCTGGAAAACGACCACAAAGTGTTGCGCTACAGTGCCAGGCTG GACTCCCAGAATCCCGGAGATGAGGGCCGACGTTTCATACTGTCCTACTTCCTGTCCACCGACATGATCAGTATTTATGAAAAGTCCAGTCGCAACTCTGGTATCATTGGTGGCCAGTTCCTGGAAAAGACGCGCATCCCCAAGCCGGGCTCTACACTGGACAACCCTGAGTTCTACTCACCCGCAGACTTTGCTATTGGAGCCACTGTGGAGG TTTTCAGCCGCCGCTTTGTGTTGACCGATGCTGACCACTATGTGCTGATGTACCTGGAGTCCAACGCAAGCCAGATCCCGTGTCAGACACTGGATTCTTTGAGACAGAAGCTGGGTGTGGGGACGACAAATAATGTACCAGCTGaccaaaatg GTGATGATGTAGGAGAGCCATCTTCATGA
- the LOC144513068 gene encoding OX-2 membrane glycoprotein-like, translating into MALRAVLQFLCALGVFHKGLTSLIETQQTVMAAVGEEAQLNCQLMQSKDVVQVTWQQLLPEGEKNLATYSNTTGQKVNPDFRNKVEFKAAGLQNSSIVIRKVTEQDEGCYLCLFNTYPEGALTATTCLQLYELHEAILHVGESNSPEEAVVSCSATGRPAPTVTLTVPHHNSSSVTNTNGTVTVTTTAVLPRLHGNSTQVGCAARVLSGPQIEVFTMIPEIRQLSADGFH; encoded by the exons ATGGCGCTCCGTGCAGTCCTACAGTTCCTTTGTGCGTTGGGAGTCTTTCACAAAG GTCTAACCTCTCTGATAGAAACCCAGCAGACTGTGATGGCAGCTGTGGGAGAAGAGGCTCAGTTAAACTGTCAGCTGATGCAATCTAAAGATGTTGTGCAAGTCACATGGCAGCAACTTTTACCTGAAGGGGAGAAGAATCTAGCTACTTACAGCAACACCACTGGTCAAAAGGTGAATCCTGACTTTAGAAACAAAGTGGAGTTCAAAGCTGCTGGACTACAGAACAGCTCCATAGTTATCAGGAAGGTGACGGAGCAGGATGAAGGATGCTATCTCTGTTTGTTTAACACCTACCCTGAAGGTGCTCTCACTGCTACAACCTGCCTCCAACTCTATG AGCTGCATGAAGCCATTCTCCATGTTGGAGAATCCAACTCTCCTGAAGAGGCAGTAGTGTCCTGCTCGGCCACAGGTCGACCTGCTCCCACAGTTACACTGACTGTCCCTCACCACAACTCTTCCAGTGTCACCAACACCAACGGTACAGTCACTGTCACCACTACAGCTGTGCTGCCTCgtctccatggcaacagcaCACAGGTCGGATGTGCAGCGCGAGTGCTCTCTGGTCCTCAGATAGAGGTGTTTACCATGATTCCTGAGATCAGACAGCTGTCTGCTGATG GTTTTCAT
- the LOC144512684 gene encoding uncharacterized protein LOC144512684: MALRAVLQFLCALGVFHKGLTSLIETQQTVMAAVGEEAQLNCQLMQSKDVLQVTWQQLLPEGEKNLATYNKYFGERVNAGVEEKVEFKSAGLQNSSIVIRKVTEQDEGCYRCLFNTYPEGALTATTCLQLYELHEAILHVGESNSPEEAVVSCSATGRPAPTVTLTVPHHNSSSVTNTNGTVTVTTTAVLPRLHGNSTQVGCAARVLSGPQIEVFTMIPEIRQPSADDFTLIIGLFVVMVCVAAIITVWLKRKYWNCLSHEDSEENKTPQKTVKDDHEPKTPLMSLVNEVRLRVTPGGKNIASTVKSNSSPTLRCKLFSDTE, translated from the exons ATGGCGCTCCGTGCAGTCCTACAGTTCCTTTGTGCGTTGGGAGTCTTTCACAAAG GTCTAACCTCTCTGATAGAAACCCAGCAGACTGTGATGGCAGCAGTGGGAGAAGAGGCTCAGTTAAACTGTCAGCTGATGCAATCTAAAGATGTTCTGCAAGTCACATGGCAGCAACTTTTACCTGAAGGGGAGAAGAATCTAGCTACTTACAACAAATACTTTGGTGAAAGAGTGAATGCTGGCGTTGAAGAGAAAGTGGAGTTTAAATCTGCTGGACTACAGAACAGCTCCATAGTTATCAGGAAGGTGACGGAGCAGGATGAAGGATGCTATCGCTGTTTGTTTAACACCTACCCTGAAGGTGCTCTCACTGCTACAACCTGCCTCCAACTCTATG AGCTGCATGAAGCCATTCTCCATGTTGGAGAATCCAACTCTCCTGAAGAGGCAGTAGTGTCCTGCTCGGCCACAGGTCGACCTGCTCCCACAGTTACACTGACTGTCCCTCACCACAACTCTTCCAGTGTCACCAACACCAACGGTACAGTCACTGTCACCACTACAGCTGTGCTGCCTCgtctccatggcaacagcaCACAGGTCGGATGTGCAGCGCGAGTGCTCTCTGGTCCTCAGATAGAGGTGTTTACCATGATTCCTGAGATCAGACAGCCGTCTGCTGATG ATTTCACTTTGATCATTGGGTTGTTTGTGGTAATGGTTTGTGTTGCTGCAATCATCACCGTCTGGCTCAAAAGAAAATATTGGAACTG TCTGTCACACGAGGACTCTGAGGAGAACAAGACACCACAGAAAACAGTTAAAGACGATCACGA GCCCAAAACACCTTTAATGAGTCTAGTGAATGAGGTACGGCTACGGGTGACTCCTGGGGGAAAAAACATCGCATCTACCGTAAAGTCCAACTCATCGCCAACATTAAGGTGCAAGCTCTTTAGTGACACAGAATAA
- the LOC144512868 gene encoding OX-2 membrane glycoprotein-like isoform X1: MVLTPEDTICARSAGGNFCFCSGIFFDHLGLLELLYNSPLKACSEAKLKVFSVQQQMKMLPLLILAGLLFQACTSQITGYGNTTADYGSSVHYRCAVANPKGVLQVTWQRLFKDESIENLASYSKRFGQQVNDPYRGKVIFTEASLSSTSITLANVTWGDESCYICSFNVYPDGSKRKQTCLTVQGISRFKTEVQAPSSEQDEEYVTVVFSCSATGKPAPTIQWDFSPTATPADQPQTATVTNSDHTFTSSSNITLQVPPNWEGNVDCLLNTGVTGQRRERIPFSLPKKEEEEGKGLSSSGIAFLITAVVFIFAIAAAMTQKRLKGSRRDESV; encoded by the exons ATGGTGTTAACACCAGAGGACACAATTTGCGCACGCTCAGCAGGGGGAAACTTCTGCTTCTGCTCTGGGATTTTTTTTGACCACTTGGGATTACTGGAGTTGTTGTACA ACAGCCCTTTAAAAGCCTGCTCAGAAGCTAAACTGAAAGTGTTCTCTGTACAACAGCAGATGAAGATGTTGCCTCTCTTGATACTGGCTGGTTTGCTATTTCAAG CCTGCACGTCGCAGATTACTGGTTATGGAAATACAACCGCTGACTACGGCAGCAGTGTGCATTATAGGTGCGCAGTAGCCAACCCTAAAG GTGTGCTCCAGGTGACATGGCAGAGGCTTTTCAAAGACGAGTCCATTGAGAATTTGGCATCCTACAGCAAGCGGTTTGGACAGCAAGTAAATGATCCTTACAGAGGGAAAGTGATCTTCACAGAGGCGTCTCTCAGCTCGACATCAATCACTCTGGCCAATGTTACATGGGGGGATGAAAGCTGTTATATTTGCTCTTTCAACGTGTATCCCGATGGGTCCAAAAGAAAGCAGACTTGCCTCACGGTGCAAG GGATATCCAGGTTTAAAACAGAAGTGCAAGCTCCCAGCAGTGAGCAGGACGAAGAATACGTGACGGTTGTGTTCAGCTGCTCTGCTACAGGTAAACCAGCTCCAACCATTCAGTGGGACTTCTCACCTACTGCCACCCCGGCGGACCAACCACAGACTGCTACAGTAACAAACAGTGACCACACTTTtaccagcagcagcaacatcaCTCTGCAAGTGCCCCCAAACTGGGAAGGAAATGTGGATTGTCTGCTGAATACTGGAGTGACGGGACAGAGGCGGGAGAGGATTCCCTTTTCTTTACctaaaaaggaggaggaagagg GGAAAGGACTATCCTCATCAGGGATCGCATTTCTAATCACTGCTgtagtgtttatttttgcaattGCTGCTGCAATGACGCAAAAAAG GTTAAAGGGTAGCAGAAGAGATGAAAGTGTTTAA